ACGCCATGCTGGACGACTTCCTGTCCGGCAAGCTGGACGCCGCCGCCGAGACCTTCTTCCTGGGGCACGCCGCCGGCTGCGACCGTTGCCGGGAAGCGCTGATGCTTGTCTCGGCCGACCTGCCGGAGCTGGGAGATCCCGACGGCCTGGACGCCGACGAATTGACCGGTGCCGTGCTGGCCGCGACGAGCGGTCCAACCTGCATCCGAGCCGAGTCGCTGCTGGCGATGCGTCCCGACGGCTCGCTGACCGAGCGCGAGGCCGGCCTGCTGGAAGACCATCTCGCCCATTGCGCCCCCTGCAGCGAGCTGGCGAGCACGCTGGCCTGGGTGATGCCGGCGGTCTCGGAGCTGGCGGAACCGGAACTGGATCCGGCCTTCACCTACGACGTCCTGCGCGCCACCGCCGCCGCCCGGGCGCGCAAGCGTTCGGGCCACCTCGGGCGACTGGGGGATCGCTGGCAGGCCTGGTGGACGGGACAGGTCGGACGGCCGCAATTCGTCTGGGAGGCGGCCTTCGCGGCCACCGTGGCCCTGGTGTTGCTGTTCGGCACGCCGCTGTCGCCCGCGCGCGAGACGCCGGCCAAGGCGCTCCGGGTGGTCCGGGCCGGTCCCGACTGGCTGATGGAACGGGCCGATCAGGTGCTCGACGCAGCGGGCGGCCTCGCCGCCGACCTCAGCCACGATATAGGCGAACGCCGCAACCGCACCGCACCCGATCGCTCCGATCTCAAGCGTCACGGACAGGCGCTGGGATCGTCCCTGCTGCGGGCCGATTTCGATGAGGCGTCCACCGCTTCGCGTTCGATGCGCGAGGACGTGAAGAAGATGTGGGAGAACTGGCGCGGCTGTCGGCCCGGCTCCCTCGAACCCCCGGAATAGATGACGACCGACACGTCGCTCGAACAGGAGGCTGACATGGAACGCACGAACTACGACCCGGAAAACGATCCCGGCCGCGGCCAGGGCCCGTACGCACCGCCGCCGCACCAGGGGCAGATTCCGCCCCTCCCGCCGCCGATCTACGGCCGGCGCGAACTGCCCTACAAATCCCAGGCGTTCGCCATCATCCTGTCGGTCTTCTTGCCGAGCATGGGGCACGTCTACGTGGGATTCTACAAGCAGGCCTTCACGATCATCCTGGTCATCGCGTCGCTGGTCATGATGCTGGCCTCGGGGACGGCTTCGGGCATGGAGCCCCTGCTGGGCATGCTGACGGGATTCGTCTACTTCTACCAGATCTTCGACGCGGGCCGGCGGGCGTCGGTCTACAACAGTGTCCTGGAGACCGGACAGGCCGGAATGTCGGCCGAGAACATCGATCTGCCCGAGACCAATCCCTTCGTGGGCGGCGTGATCCTGGTGCTGGTCGGCTCGCTCGCCCTGCTGCACACGCTCTTGGGTCTGTCGATGGCCTGGTTGAAGGACTGGTGGCCGATCTTCATGATCGGCATCGGCGTCTGGCTCATCAACAAGGGCCGCAAGGAAAGGCTGGAAAGGCAGGATAGTCGGGAGAGCTAGCAGGACCCTACTTTCCTGATCCCGGGGCGGGCCGTCGGCCCGCCCTATTTCCGTAAATTCCCTCATGTAAAAGACATATCGGCCGATGATTATCCAGGAAATCGTCACCGTCGGACATGCGACGGTACGCATGGATACAGGAACAGGTGATGAAGCGTCAACGCATTGAAATCCCTGCGGATATCATCCGTCTGGTCACGCTGGTGGCGGCCTTCGTGCTGCCTGTCTTGGGCGGCATAGCCGTCGGGCGCTATTACATGGATCTGGTGCTCGACCACTCGGCCGTCCTGCTCCTGCTGGAATTCGCCTGCATGTCGGTCTCCCTGGTCCTGGCGGGGTTCTTCCTGTTGCGCCAGGGGGACGGCGATTCGACCCACCGCTT
This is a stretch of genomic DNA from bacterium. It encodes these proteins:
- a CDS encoding zf-HC2 domain-containing protein yields the protein MNERCDRWYAMLDDFLSGKLDAAAETFFLGHAAGCDRCREALMLVSADLPELGDPDGLDADELTGAVLAATSGPTCIRAESLLAMRPDGSLTEREAGLLEDHLAHCAPCSELASTLAWVMPAVSELAEPELDPAFTYDVLRATAAARARKRSGHLGRLGDRWQAWWTGQVGRPQFVWEAAFAATVALVLLFGTPLSPARETPAKALRVVRAGPDWLMERADQVLDAAGGLAADLSHDIGERRNRTAPDRSDLKRHGQALGSSLLRADFDEASTASRSMREDVKKMWENWRGCRPGSLEPPE